The Nitrospira sp. sequence TAGGCAGCGCTCCGCTGCTCGTCCCCAAACGGTCATGGAGCAGCGCATGGACATACTCGTGACGGAGCACACTGGTGAGCCACTTCCTATCTGTCGTCGCCCCTTGCGTGGGGATCTGAATGCGTCCAAGGTTGGGGTCGTAAAGGCCGTCGGCCCAAGCCGGGCTTCCGGTCGCCCCTTGAAACGTATCCTTGGCGTGGAGGACGACTATGATCGGCTTCGACGGGAAATGCCCAAACTTCTGCCCGATCTCTCGATAGGCTTCTTCAAGTATCTCCAGAACTGAGGCCCATGTATTCTGGTCTTCCTCGCCATCAAACTTCACCACAAAATGAGTGCTGCCTCTTACGGTCATATGGGATTCAACCGACTGAGTGCGACGAATCTTCGCGGTGACAGCAGCCAGATAGGACTGAAGGGCTGGATCCTGCCGTGCTCGGTCGGCTGCTTGGCGTAAATGTTTCCCTGCTTCAGCCAGTTCATCTTGTTCTTGTAACAAGTCGGCCATAGCGAGATGTGGGAACGGCTCTTCCGGAACTAGCTTCATCAATTTCGTTAAGAATTCAATGCTCAGCGCAGGGTCCCGCTGCTCCCAGTAGGCATGGGCGAGGTTTAAGAGGATCACAGGGTTGGAGTCGTCAATCTCGGCCGCTCTCTTAAACAACTTGATGGATGCTTTCGTGCCATTGAGCCGTTCCTGTTGCAACCCGAGATTGTTCCACATGACTGCGACGAAGGGTTTGGATTTTCCGTCCGACAAGACCGCTGGCGGAAGCTCTTTGAGCCTCGTCTCGGCAAGCGCCAGGTTATGTTTTTCGATCTCATCACGAATCGCCTCTAGGAGTGCCTCGTGCGGGGTAGGCGGGATCACGCTTTGGTCGAGTGCACGAACCGGTGTCGCTTCACTCTCAGCTGACCGGGTCTGTGGTGGGGCTGGAGGTGGCGCGACAGTCTCCATGGTTTCTGCGAGCTGTGCAGTTGGTGGTGGCATGACAGGCTTCAGAAACAGGTGGTACCCAACCAGGAGGGCCAGCCCCAATCCAAGCGGCGTGAGAATGTGTGTAATGTTCCGGCGGTACATGGGCGCTCGACCACGAGTGTAGCACCCTAAGAAAAGGTGACCAAGCATTCGAGCAAAAACCGTCGGTGGATCCCGACATGCCGTTTGAGCGGTTCATTGAGGGCTGGAAGGCACTATGCTACGATTCCGTACCGTATGCAAGGTGGTCCTACAGGATTGGGTCCGCACACATCGTTTCAGGAGTTGTTAGAACGCATCGCGCGACCTATCGAGTTCGCGAGCCGGGATGATTGCGCCCATTTGAAGACGGTCTCAAATCTGAGCGCGTTCATCTCCACACAAGTCTTGTCAGCCCTTCGGCAAGAAACCTACCCCAAAGCTATTGAAGCTCGCCTGATTTCGTTGCGGGATCTGTTCGTCGATTTTCTGCCGGCGTTACCTCTCGACGAGCAACATCGACGATTGCGGGCGGCTATGCTGCTCATCAAGGCACTCCGAGTGGCTGGTCGGTCGCAGCCTGCCCATCCTAATGATTCGTTGGCACAATCTTCCCGCGGTTCTGAAGTGGCAAGTGTGAGGCGTCCTGATCTCTGGAACCTTGCGGTTCGGTTCGTCAAAGGTGTCGGACCCAAGCGGACCCATCTTCTACAACGGTTACGTATTCAGACGGTAGAAGATGCGCTTTGGACCATCCCTTGGCGCTATGAGGATCGTTCAGTAATGACGCCGATCGGGAACCTCGTCCCTGGAATGGTGGCGTCGATTTGCGGGACGGTCGGCAAATGCGACGCGAAACGGACAAGAAATCGACGGTTGAACGTGCTTGACGTCGGTGTCGAGGATCAGTCCGGGCGAATGCAGGTGGTCTTTTTCAATCAGCCGTATTTGGAAGATATTCTGACGGTTGGGACTCGGGTGATGATGAGCGGGCGGGTGATCGCCGGTCGGCAGGGATGGATGGTGCCCCGAATGGATGTGGTCCAATACGAGATCGTCGGAGAAGATACCGAATCGACGTTGCATGTCGGACGAATCGTTCCCATCTATCATGAAACCAAAGGATGGACCTCTCGTCAAATGCGGGTGTTGGTGAGGAGCCTGTTGGCAGACCATGGGCTTGAGCTCCATGACCATTTACCGGTGCCCCTTCGGGCGCGTCAACGGTTGATCCCAATTCATGAAGCGCTGCAGGACGTCCATTTCCCGAAGACCGGCACAGATCCTCAGCTGCTGGAACGAGGGAGGACACCTGCGCATCGGCGATTGGCGTTTGAGGAACTCCTGCTTCTCCAGGTGGCGTTAGCGACGAGACGTCGATTGATGCATGATGAGCCAAAGGAGCTGCGATTCAATCTGCGGACCCCGCTTGTAGAGAAGCTAGGTCGCCTCTTGCCCTTTCGCCTCACGACGGCGCAGGATCGTGTCATTCGCGAAATATTTCGAGACATGATCTCGACGCAGCCCATGAATCGCTTGGTGCAAGGAGATGTGGGGTCTGGGAAGACAGCGGTCGCCTTGCACGCCATCGTGATGGCCTGCGGATCAGGATATCAGGCGGCCCTCATGGCACCGACGGAAATTCTTGCCGAGCAACACTATCGAAACCTCTCCGGAACATTTCAGGCCTTGGGCCTTCAAACGATCCTCGTGCGCGGGGGAGAGAAGGCTTCGGTGAAGCGGGCACAAGCAGAACAGCTGGCCACAGGCGAAATTCAGGTGGCCATCGGCACCCATGCCCTCATTCAACAGGGTGTGAAATTCAAGAGTTTGGGTTTGGCGGTGGTCGATGAGCAGCACAAGTTCGGTGTGCTGCAACGGAAGACCCTGATCGATAAGGGTTATACCCCTGATGTCCTCGTGCTGACGGCCACTCCTATTCCACGGACGTTGGCCATGACGGTGTATGGCGATCTTGATGTATCGGTGATTGATGTGCTGCCGCCGGGACGAAAGCCGGTGCGCACGTTTCTATTCGGTGAGGGCCATCGGCGGCGAGCCTATCAGATCTTGCGAGATGAACTCCGCAACAAAAGACAGGCATATGTGGTCTATCCACTTGTGGAGGAATCGGAAAAGACCGACCTCCAGGCAGCGATTCAGGGTGCCGAACAGTTGCGGAACGGAGAATTTTCTGAATTCAGCGTTGGCCTGCTGCATGGACGTATGAAGGCAGCTGAGAAGGAAAAGGTGATGGCGGACTTCAAGGCTGGCAACATCCAGTTGTTGGTGGCGACAACCGTGATCGAGGTCGGCGTCGATGTACCCAATGCGACCATGATGATGATCGAACATGCAGAGCGATTTGGTCTTGCGCAGTTGCACCAATTACGTGGACGAGTGGGACGGGGCAGCCATCAATCCTATTGCCTGTTGATGGCGGCGAATTTGGGGCAGAGAAAGACTCAGTTGGGACGGCGTCCAGTGGACGACAATCACGAGTCAGTGCCATCCACGGCAAGGGAGCGTTTGGAAGCGCTCGTCCGCTCCAACGATGGATTTGTGATTGCCGAGGACGATCTGCGGATCAGAGGGCCGGGAGAGTTCTTCGGCTTACGTCAATGGGGGATGCCGGAATTTCGTGTGGCCAATCTGGTCCGAGACGGTGATTTGTTGCAGCAGGCCAGGCAAGAGGCTTTTTCATTACTGAAAGCGGATCCAGGCCTGAAAGAGCCGGCGCATGAAGGATTGCGTGAGGCAATGTTACGAAAATGGGAGAAGAAGCTCGAACTGGGTTCAATCAGCTAGGATATCGATGGGACTTCTACAGCGATTGAAAGACGATTTGCGAGCCGGGATCGCCACTCTGCGCCTGGGAACCGTCCATGCGGCCGGTCGCGCTCTGGAAGAGACGGAACTGCTCCGAATGAGGCTGGAACTCCGCAAGCTCGACCAGCAACTCTCTGATCTCTTTAAAGACATCGGTGAGCGGGCCATCGACATGAAGGAGCGTGGCGAAACGGCGGAACGTGTCGTCTATGATGCCGAGATCGTACGCCTCGTGAAAGAGGTTCAAGAGCTCAAAGAGTCGCGGAAGAAGCTGGAGGCTGAGATGGATGAGATTCGGAACGAGCAATGACGGCGCCGTCTTGTCGCACATTCCGCTTGGCTGGTATCGATATT is a genomic window containing:
- the recG gene encoding ATP-dependent DNA helicase RecG, with translation MQGGPTGLGPHTSFQELLERIARPIEFASRDDCAHLKTVSNLSAFISTQVLSALRQETYPKAIEARLISLRDLFVDFLPALPLDEQHRRLRAAMLLIKALRVAGRSQPAHPNDSLAQSSRGSEVASVRRPDLWNLAVRFVKGVGPKRTHLLQRLRIQTVEDALWTIPWRYEDRSVMTPIGNLVPGMVASICGTVGKCDAKRTRNRRLNVLDVGVEDQSGRMQVVFFNQPYLEDILTVGTRVMMSGRVIAGRQGWMVPRMDVVQYEIVGEDTESTLHVGRIVPIYHETKGWTSRQMRVLVRSLLADHGLELHDHLPVPLRARQRLIPIHEALQDVHFPKTGTDPQLLERGRTPAHRRLAFEELLLLQVALATRRRLMHDEPKELRFNLRTPLVEKLGRLLPFRLTTAQDRVIREIFRDMISTQPMNRLVQGDVGSGKTAVALHAIVMACGSGYQAALMAPTEILAEQHYRNLSGTFQALGLQTILVRGGEKASVKRAQAEQLATGEIQVAIGTHALIQQGVKFKSLGLAVVDEQHKFGVLQRKTLIDKGYTPDVLVLTATPIPRTLAMTVYGDLDVSVIDVLPPGRKPVRTFLFGEGHRRRAYQILRDELRNKRQAYVVYPLVEESEKTDLQAAIQGAEQLRNGEFSEFSVGLLHGRMKAAEKEKVMADFKAGNIQLLVATTVIEVGVDVPNATMMMIEHAERFGLAQLHQLRGRVGRGSHQSYCLLMAANLGQRKTQLGRRPVDDNHESVPSTARERLEALVRSNDGFVIAEDDLRIRGPGEFFGLRQWGMPEFRVANLVRDGDLLQQARQEAFSLLKADPGLKEPAHEGLREAMLRKWEKKLELGSIS